The Paenibacillus dendritiformis region GTTTGCTTAAATGGCTGAAAAAACGCAATCGAGCATGAAAGCGGAGGAAAAGCTCCGTTTTAACGACGGAAGACAGCGTATTTTGTTCGTTTTGTCGATTTGCAACGCTTTAATTTCATTTCGCTTTTTAATAGAATGAAGGTAGCGATCGACAAAGATCGTTAGGTCCTCACTTTATTCGACGAATGAGTTGTCCCTCCTTAATCTAATGCTCATTCATCATTGTCAGATCTTCTCTTCACGGCTTGAAGCCGATTCTTTTAGTCAATGGCCTGCAACTCGATAACCTCATTGCAGCCAACCCTTTTTATTATATCATTGAATCATTTTTAACAACGGCAGCTTCGACTGCCTTACTTTGCCGTTCAGACATGTAAGGAGACGACTGAAGCTGGTCAGCAGCAGTGTATTTCGATGGAAAAAGATGAAACTGTATGGACAGATTTCATGAAAATGAAGAGTCCATTTCTTTTTCGAGCACATTTTCATCAGGATGGAAAACGGAACGGGAGGAGCATATATGAGATTGACACCTCGGGAACAGGAAAAGCTGATGATCGTGGTCGCAGCGGATCTGGCCCGCAGACGCAAAGATCGCGGCTTGAAGTTGAATTATCCGGAGGCCATCGCTTTGATTACATATGAAATTATCGAAGGCGCGCGGGATGGAAAAACCGTCGCACAGTTAATGAGTGAGGGCGCAACCATCCTTACGCGGGAAGATGTGATGGATGGGGTAGCGGACATGATTCCTGATATTCAGGTCGAAGCGACGTTCCCTGACGGAACGAAGCTGGTCACGGTGCATGAGCCGATACGTTAAGTCTGGCATGGACCGCTGCGGCAGGTCCTGCATAGGCCGATGCGGTGGTCCGGCATGGGGAGAAAACGCCGCTTGTATCCTGTTCACGTTGAAGGAGGAGTAACGCTTGATACCAGGTGAGTTTATTTTACGGGGCGATGAAATCGTTTGCAATGAGGGGCGCAGCACGATTACCGTCTCGGTGCTGAATCTCGGGGATCGGCCGATTCAAGTCGGATCGCATTTTCATTTCTATGAAGCGAACAGTGCGCTTCAATTCGAACGGGAACTGGCCTACGGCATGCATCTCAATATTCCGTCGGGCGCAGCCGTCCGCTTCGAGCCAGGGGACCGGAAGGATGTCGAGCTTGTGCCATTTACGGGAACACGCCATGTATACGGATTGAACAACAAGACGGATGGATCGCTGGATGAGCGGGTCGTGTTGAGTACGATTGGCAAGAATCTCGAGCAGCGGGCGTCCGAGACAAAGAAGAAGGAGACATTATCATGAGTTTTCGCATGAGCAGACGCCAGTATGCGGACATGTACGGCCCGACGGTCGGCGATGCGGTCCGCTTGGCGGATACGGATTTGTTCATCGAGATCGAGAAGGACTTCACTCGATACGGGGATGAAGCGAAGTTCGGCGGCGGCAAGTCGATCCGCGACGGCATGGGCCAGCATCCGCTGATTACCCGCGATGAGGGCGCGATGGATCTGGTGATCACGAATGCGATTATCGTCGATTATACCGGCATCTATAAAGCCGATATCGGGATCCGCGACGGGAAAATCGCGGGCATCGGGAAGAGCGGCAATCCCCTCGTTATAGATGGGGTCGATCTGATTATCGGGGCGTGCACGGAAATTCTCGCCGCAGAGGGACTGATTGTGACGGCGGGGGGCATCGACACGCATGTTCATTTTATTAATCCGGCGCAGGTTGAGCATGCATTGGCCTCCGGCTTGACGACCTTGATCGGAGGCGGCACCGGCCCGGCGGAGGGCTCGAAGGCGACGACCTGCACCCCGGGGCAATGGAACATGCACCGGATGCTGGAAGCCTCCGAAGGGCTGCCTATCAATGTCGGCTTCCTGGGCAAGGGAAGCGGCGCAACCGAGGAGCCGATGGCCGAACAGATTCGTGCCGGAGCTATCGGCTTGAAGGTGCACGAGGATTGGGGAGCTACGGCGTCCGCCATCGATTATGCGCTGCGGGTCGCTGATAAATATGATGTTCAGGTTGCGCTCCACTCCGATACGCTTAACGAGGGCGGGTTCGTGGAAGATACGATTGCCGCCATCCGCGGCCGAATCATTCACACGTATCATACCGAGGGCGCCGGCGGGGGTCATGCGCCGGACATGATCAAAATGGCCGGCCTCGCCAATGTGCTGCCGAGCTCGACCAATCCGACCCGCCCGTTCACGGTCAATACGGTGGACGAGCATCTGGATATGCTGATGGTCTGCCACCATCTCGATCCGAGCGTACCGGAGGATGTGGCCTTTGCCGACTCCCGGATTCGCGCCGAGACGATTGCGGCGGAAGATATTTTGCATGATATGGGCGTATTCAGCATGGTCAGCTCCGATTCGCAGGCGATGGGCCGC contains the following coding sequences:
- a CDS encoding urease subunit gamma, whose amino-acid sequence is MRLTPREQEKLMIVVAADLARRRKDRGLKLNYPEAIALITYEIIEGARDGKTVAQLMSEGATILTREDVMDGVADMIPDIQVEATFPDGTKLVTVHEPIR
- a CDS encoding urease subunit beta produces the protein MIPGEFILRGDEIVCNEGRSTITVSVLNLGDRPIQVGSHFHFYEANSALQFERELAYGMHLNIPSGAAVRFEPGDRKDVELVPFTGTRHVYGLNNKTDGSLDERVVLSTIGKNLEQRASETKKKETLS
- the ureC gene encoding urease subunit alpha → MSFRMSRRQYADMYGPTVGDAVRLADTDLFIEIEKDFTRYGDEAKFGGGKSIRDGMGQHPLITRDEGAMDLVITNAIIVDYTGIYKADIGIRDGKIAGIGKSGNPLVIDGVDLIIGACTEILAAEGLIVTAGGIDTHVHFINPAQVEHALASGLTTLIGGGTGPAEGSKATTCTPGQWNMHRMLEASEGLPINVGFLGKGSGATEEPMAEQIRAGAIGLKVHEDWGATASAIDYALRVADKYDVQVALHSDTLNEGGFVEDTIAAIRGRIIHTYHTEGAGGGHAPDMIKMAGLANVLPSSTNPTRPFTVNTVDEHLDMLMVCHHLDPSVPEDVAFADSRIRAETIAAEDILHDMGVFSMVSSDSQAMGRVGEVVTRTWQTADKMKKQRGKLAEDAGKVGDNYRVRRYVAKYTINPALTHGIADYVGSIEVGKMADLVMWNPAFFGVKPDLVLKNGFVVMSLMGDANASIPTPQPYNYRPMYAAVGKAVGRSAVTFMSQAALDEDVPGKLGLNKLVLPVRGIRRITKRDMALNGETPDIFVDPQTYEVRVNGELLTCEPVDVVPMAQRYFLF